The following proteins are encoded in a genomic region of Plectropomus leopardus isolate mb unplaced genomic scaffold, YSFRI_Pleo_2.0 unplaced_scaffold14270, whole genome shotgun sequence:
- the LOC121964161 gene encoding P2Y purinoceptor 14-like, whose product MPFFFWHLGCQVTALAVTHLPASPLCRYLKIVHPLGTHILQTVRAAHIIATLTWVFLLATTCTYVMLSLLTQEPLSSVPDTVSCDVLHSKQLSLFYRIVHTCSAAIFLLVLISLVFFYYSTSRRLSLAQQKQLASSGSKTLTKSRRNMLVLVSLFCICFVPYHLVRLPYAFMRKRCSWGQAFYYLKELTIMVSVLNVCLDPLIYFIFCKAFRAQLSSRRLFSTTPAATQEAERRSSDGRTSTLKINWKTSLTMTTKQSGVL is encoded by the coding sequence atgcCATTTTTCTTCTGGCATTTAGGCTGTCAGGTGACAGCGTTGGCTGTGACTCATCTACCggcctctcctctctgcaggtaTCTGAAGATCGTCCATCCTTTAGGAACTCACATCCTGCAGACGGTGCGAGCTGCCCACATCATCGCCACGCTGACCTGGGTTTTCCTCTTGGCCACGACGTGCACCTACGTCATGTTGTCGCTCCTCACCCAGGAGCCATTGTCCTCCGTCCCTGACACAGTGAGCTGTGACGTCCTGCACAGCAAACAGCTCAGCCTCTTCTACAGAATCGTCCACACCTGCTCCGCCGCCATCTTCCTGCTCGTCCTCATCTCCCTGGTCTTCTTCTACTACAGCACCTCCCGCAGGCTGTCGCTGGCTCAGCAGAAGCAGCTGGCGTCCTCCGGCTCCAAGACTCTCACCAAGTCCCGCAGGAACATGCTGGTGCTGGTGAGCCTGTTCTGCATTTGCTTCGTCCCGTACCACCTGGTGCGCCTTCCCTACGCCTTCATGAGGAAGCGGTGTTCGTGGGGTCAGGCGTTCTACTACTTGAAGGAACTGACCATCATGGTGTCGGTGCTCAACGTCTGCCTGGACCCGCTCATCTATTTCATCTTCTGCAAGGCCTTCAGGGCGCAGCTGAGCTCAAGGAGGCTGTTCAGCACCACGCCGGCCGCAACGCAAGAAGCTGAGCGGAGGAGCAGCGACGGGCGGACGAGCACGCTCAAAATCAACTGGAAGACGTCGCTCACCATGACGACAAAGCAGAGCGGCGTGCTCTAG